The following coding sequences lie in one Treponema sp. OMZ 790 genomic window:
- a CDS encoding leucine-rich repeat domain-containing protein: MKTNNSKTKTKAFLGAALMLLIALIFTACPQKVKPKAEEPPAPPKHAITFGVEGGSGTLKAKAYGVAETTTSPINVEEGKAVIFTAKANDGYRVKGWTLDGKPITEAGTNTEYKLKVSKPATVKVSFEAIPPTKYTVTLTQTEHGKVTASPEIPEDKQVAKDTLITFTAKADDGYKVDKWTVTPAEALQAGGADESLTAKVKITADTTVSVSFIKKTYAITFSVEGGTGGTLEAKVDGKEISSGDMVEHGKKVEFTPKEEKGYRVKKWTLDGENIGGMAYFTLGVSQAATVTVSFELRPVKGGAVFILSPNKLTIEVKAKTEDGSDITVEGCNETTLKSDKYTELQAKGTVVILKGNITELSCGGNQLTALNVQGLTALQELWCSGNQLTELNVQGLTALQTLFCEGNKLTELNVQGCAALQKLGCYSNKLNAQAMTEILNALPAREAGDYARAYLYTEETDEPEGNHKDFTQPAELKAALDGAKKRNWKLGKINESGNWEDI; the protein is encoded by the coding sequence ATGAAAACAAACAACTCAAAAACTAAGACAAAAGCCTTTTTGGGAGCGGCTCTCATGCTGCTCATCGCACTTATCTTTACAGCCTGCCCGCAAAAGGTAAAACCTAAGGCAGAGGAACCGCCGGCACCGCCCAAACACGCCATTACATTCGGCGTGGAAGGCGGGAGCGGCACGCTCAAAGCAAAGGCATACGGAGTCGCCGAGACGACAACCAGCCCCATAAACGTGGAAGAAGGCAAGGCGGTAATATTCACGGCTAAAGCCAACGACGGCTACAGGGTGAAAGGCTGGACGCTAGACGGTAAGCCTATTACCGAAGCAGGCACAAACACGGAGTACAAGCTCAAGGTGAGCAAGCCTGCAACAGTCAAAGTGAGCTTTGAAGCCATACCGCCAACCAAATACACGGTAACGCTCACTCAAACGGAGCACGGCAAAGTAACAGCGTCGCCTGAAATCCCTGAAGATAAACAAGTGGCTAAAGACACTTTAATCACCTTCACGGCAAAGGCTGACGACGGCTACAAAGTTGACAAGTGGACGGTAACGCCTGCCGAAGCACTACAAGCTGGAGGAGCTGACGAAAGCCTGACCGCAAAAGTGAAAATCACTGCCGACACAACGGTAAGCGTGAGCTTTATTAAAAAAACCTACGCCATCACCTTTAGCGTGGAAGGCGGCACAGGCGGCACGCTTGAAGCAAAAGTTGACGGAAAAGAAATCAGCTCAGGCGACATGGTTGAACACGGCAAAAAGGTAGAATTCACACCTAAAGAGGAGAAAGGCTATAGGGTGAAAAAGTGGACGCTCGACGGCGAGAACATAGGTGGCATGGCGTATTTCACGCTCGGAGTAAGCCAAGCTGCAACAGTTACCGTGAGCTTTGAGCTAAGACCTGTCAAAGGCGGAGCTGTGTTTATCTTGAGCCCAAATAAGCTCACCATCGAAGTCAAGGCTAAGACGGAGGACGGCTCTGATATAACGGTGGAAGGTTGCAACGAGACAACACTCAAAAGTGATAAGTATACAGAGCTACAGGCAAAGGGGACTGTCGTCATTCTCAAAGGCAACATCACCGAGCTTTCCTGCGGAGGCAATCAGCTCACCGCCCTTAACGTGCAGGGCTTAACCGCTTTGCAAGAGCTGTGGTGCTCAGGTAATCAGCTCACTGAGCTCAACGTGCAAGGCTTAACCGCATTGCAAACGCTTTTCTGTGAAGGCAATAAGCTCACTGAGCTTAACGTGCAAGGCTGCGCCGCATTGCAAAAGCTTGGTTGCTACAGCAACAAGCTTAACGCCCAAGCAATGACAGAGATATTAAACGCATTGCCAGCTCGTGAGGCAGGCGATTATGCAAGGGCTTATCTTTACACTGAGGAAACAGACGAACCCGAAGGCAACCACAAAGACTTCACCCAGCCCGCCGAGTTGAAAGCAGCCCTTGACGGTGCAAAGAAGAGGAACTGGAAGCTAGGGAAAATAAATGAAAGCGGAAACTGGGAAGACATTTAG
- a CDS encoding formylglycine-generating enzyme family protein has product MKTINNKKKGAAALITAAILAVGLLFTGCPNSAGGSGGGTTPPTPPAVGSFEDTGDGFVKIIPPAKGIVGVAPGCTLPGTDNYWKGVFIKDRKVKLSPYKLGKTEVTYKLWKEVYDWAVKPEHGYVFANVGVKGSSGSGTDDEPVTMISWRDCIVWCNAYTEMKLGSDEQCVYRKKDNHTVVLKNATDTAACDAAYADMGKKGFRLPTEAEWEYAARWQGSDTENAAQYGDVWLTKLNSASGAKADWNTAETGEVAWYNGNSVGKTHPVGKKRANALGLYDMSGNVWEWYWDLYKDDPASNDAAYMQGGIVTDPQGGASGAYRGRRGGSWRDIADFCTVGLRIRNSPDGRNNDLGFRLACLP; this is encoded by the coding sequence ATGAAAACAATCAACAACAAGAAAAAAGGTGCTGCGGCGCTCATCACAGCCGCAATATTGGCAGTAGGGCTGCTTTTTACAGGCTGTCCCAATAGTGCGGGCGGTTCGGGCGGCGGAACGACACCGCCCACACCGCCCGCTGTAGGTTCTTTTGAAGATACAGGCGACGGCTTTGTAAAAATAATACCTCCTGCAAAAGGCATTGTAGGCGTTGCTCCCGGATGCACCTTACCCGGAACTGACAATTATTGGAAAGGTGTATTTATTAAAGACCGGAAGGTAAAATTAAGCCCCTACAAGCTCGGCAAAACAGAGGTAACGTACAAACTTTGGAAAGAAGTTTACGATTGGGCGGTAAAACCTGAACATGGGTATGTATTTGCCAATGTAGGAGTAAAAGGCAGTTCCGGAAGCGGAACTGACGATGAGCCTGTAACAATGATAAGTTGGCGGGACTGTATTGTGTGGTGTAATGCGTATACGGAAATGAAGCTGGGCTCCGATGAGCAATGCGTCTACCGCAAAAAAGACAATCATACGGTTGTATTAAAAAACGCGACTGATACAGCTGCTTGCGATGCAGCCTATGCCGATATGGGTAAAAAAGGCTTTAGGCTGCCGACCGAAGCGGAATGGGAATACGCAGCCCGCTGGCAGGGAAGCGATACTGAAAATGCGGCACAATACGGCGATGTATGGCTGACCAAATTAAACAGTGCAAGCGGAGCGAAAGCTGACTGGAATACGGCGGAAACAGGAGAGGTTGCGTGGTATAATGGTAATTCAGTAGGAAAAACTCATCCTGTAGGAAAAAAGAGAGCGAATGCACTCGGTTTATATGACATGAGCGGTAATGTCTGGGAATGGTATTGGGATTTGTATAAGGATGACCCTGCATCAAACGATGCTGCTTATATGCAAGGCGGTATTGTTACCGATCCTCAGGGTGGTGCGTCGGGTGCTTACCGTGGTAGGCGCGGCGGCAGCTGGCGCGATATCGCGGACTTCTGCACTGTAGGCCTACGGATCCGCAACAGTCCTGACGGCAGGAACAACGATCTTGGTTTCCGCCTGGCTTGTCTGCCCTAA
- a CDS encoding DNA-binding domain-containing protein yields the protein MLKYSLRENLLTPAPDDYMAQVADVRSYTLDEIIDLMMDKGTTLTRADVAATLQVYGEVCSSLIKDGSAVNTPLMNTALSISGVFNGANDIFDKKRHTVNLNITAGTLLRDAASKVKCEKTEGASTDPYITEVTDIVTGTVNTTLTKGGVVQLVGSRLKFDAKDKAQGIFFVPETGEAVRAAVIAENKPARVMAIIPADLPAGTYYIEVRTKYANATKQLKTLKVGRFAKPLTLNA from the coding sequence ATGCTGAAATACTCGCTTCGCGAAAACTTACTCACCCCTGCGCCGGACGATTACATGGCGCAGGTGGCGGATGTGCGCTCGTACACGCTTGACGAGATTATCGACCTTATGATGGACAAGGGCACCACGCTTACGAGAGCGGATGTGGCGGCAACGCTGCAAGTCTACGGAGAAGTCTGCTCGAGCCTTATCAAAGACGGCTCGGCTGTTAACACACCGCTTATGAACACTGCTTTGAGCATATCGGGTGTTTTCAATGGAGCAAACGATATCTTCGACAAAAAGCGGCATACGGTCAATTTGAACATAACCGCCGGCACCCTGCTTCGCGACGCGGCTTCAAAAGTTAAGTGCGAAAAGACCGAAGGAGCGAGTACCGACCCCTACATCACCGAAGTAACCGACATCGTAACGGGAACGGTAAACACAACACTGACCAAAGGCGGGGTGGTTCAACTGGTCGGAAGCCGCCTCAAATTCGATGCCAAAGATAAAGCACAAGGTATCTTCTTTGTGCCCGAAACCGGAGAGGCCGTCCGCGCAGCAGTCATCGCCGAAAACAAACCCGCACGGGTTATGGCAATCATCCCCGCCGACTTGCCGGCCGGTACGTATTATATCGAGGTGAGAACAAAGTATGCCAATGCGACAAAGCAGCTTAAAACGCTGAAAGTAGGCAGATTTGCCAAACCGCTTACTCTTAACGCATAA
- a CDS encoding SUMF1/EgtB/PvdO family nonheme iron enzyme → MIKLNLNKSSAASSGRLCALKRAAALITAAILALVFTGCPNNAGGSGSGSATPPAPPDVGSFEDAGDGFVKIIPPANGITGVAPNYDLPGSEALWKGVFRAGRKVKLNPYKLGKTEVTYKLWKEVYDLATGHGYTFANPGVKGKDGSGTDDEPVTTISWRDCIVWCNAYTQIKLGSDEQCVYRKKDDHTVVLKNATDTAACDAAYADMSKKGFRLPTEAEWEYAARWQGSDTTNAVQYDDVWLTKLNSASGAKADWNDAAETGAVTWYSGNSGSKTHPVGKKRANALGLCDMSGNVWEWCFDWYGDIEANTVTDPQGGASGTYRVYRGGSWDSDADGCTVGIRDYSSPAGRSNFRGFRLACRP, encoded by the coding sequence ATGATAAAATTAAATTTGAACAAGAGCTCAGCCGCTTCAAGCGGCAGGCTCTGTGCACTGAAAAGAGCCGCGGCACTCATCACAGCCGCAATATTGGCACTGGTCTTTACAGGCTGCCCGAATAATGCGGGCGGAAGCGGTTCGGGCAGTGCCACACCGCCTGCCCCGCCCGATGTAGGTTCTTTTGAAGACGCAGGCGACGGCTTTGTAAAAATAATACCGCCTGCAAACGGCATCACAGGCGTTGCCCCTAACTACGACTTACCCGGAAGTGAAGCTTTGTGGAAAGGCGTATTCCGTGCAGGCCGAAAGGTAAAATTAAATCCCTACAAGCTCGGCAAGACGGAGGTAACGTACAAACTTTGGAAAGAAGTTTACGATTTGGCGACTGGTCATGGATATACATTTGCCAATCCGGGAGTAAAAGGTAAAGACGGAAGCGGAACTGACGATGAGCCTGTAACGACTATAAGCTGGCGGGACTGCATAGTATGGTGTAATGCGTATACTCAAATAAAGCTGGGCTCCGATGAGCAATGCGTATACCGCAAAAAAGACGATCATACGGTTGTATTAAAAAACGCGACTGATACAGCTGCTTGCGATGCAGCCTATGCCGATATGAGTAAAAAAGGCTTTAGACTTCCTACCGAAGCCGAGTGGGAATATGCTGCCCGCTGGCAGGGAAGCGATACAACAAATGCGGTGCAATACGACGATGTATGGCTGACCAAATTAAACAGTGCAAGCGGAGCAAAAGCTGACTGGAATGATGCTGCGGAAACAGGAGCGGTTACGTGGTATAGTGGTAATTCAGGTAGCAAAACTCATCCTGTTGGAAAAAAGCGGGCGAATGCACTCGGTTTATGTGATATGAGCGGAAATGTCTGGGAATGGTGTTTTGATTGGTACGGCGATATAGAGGCTAACACAGTTACCGATCCTCAAGGTGGTGCGTCGGGTACTTACCGTGTTTATCGCGGCGGCAGCTGGGACTCCGACGCGGACGGCTGCACTGTAGGCATTCGGGACTACAGCAGTCCTGCCGGCAGGAGCAACTTTCGTGGCTTCCGGCTGGCTTGTCGGCCTTGA
- a CDS encoding formylglycine-generating enzyme family protein, whose amino-acid sequence MTHLHKRGAAALIIAAILALVFTGCPNSAGGSGAGGGTTPPTPPAPPEIVYEFVAIPEATITGVDPDYTLPGNQDYWKGVFIKDRKVKLSPYKLGKTEVTYELWHEVLTWAEGKGYTFANKGREGSAGTVGAAPTDEGKEEPVTTISWRDCIVWCNAYTEMKLGSDEQCVYRKKDDHNAVLKDATATADCDAAYAEMGKKGFRLPTEAEWEYAARWQGSDKTNAEQYGDVYLTKLNSASGAKADWNTAETGEVAWYSGNSGGKTHPVGKKRANALGLHDMSGNVWEWCFDWHKDDPASNDAAYMQGGIVTDPQGGASGLSRVRRGGSCGNYASNCTVGGRYVSSPASRRDDLGFRLACLP is encoded by the coding sequence ATGACACACTTACACAAAAGAGGAGCCGCGGCACTCATCATAGCCGCAATATTGGCACTGGTCTTTACAGGCTGCCCGAATAGCGCGGGCGGTTCGGGCGCGGGCGGCGGAACAACACCGCCCACACCGCCCGCACCCCCTGAAATTGTATACGAGTTTGTAGCAATTCCCGAGGCAACCATCACAGGCGTTGACCCTGACTACACCTTACCAGGAAATCAAGATTATTGGAAAGGCGTATTTATTAAAGACCGGAAGGTAAAATTAAGCCCCTATAAGCTCGGCAAGACAGAGGTAACGTACGAGTTATGGCACGAGGTACTGACATGGGCAGAAGGTAAAGGCTACACCTTTGCAAACAAGGGAAGAGAAGGCAGTGCCGGAACCGTAGGAGCAGCTCCCACAGATGAAGGAAAAGAAGAGCCTGTAACGACTATAAGCTGGCGGGACTGTATTGTGTGGTGTAATGCGTATACGGAAATGAAGCTGGGCTCCGATGAGCAATGCGTATACCGCAAAAAGGACGATCATAATGCTGTATTAAAAGACGCGACGGCAACAGCTGATTGTGATGCAGCGTATGCTGAGATGGGTAAAAAAGGCTTTAGACTTCCGACTGAAGCCGAGTGGGAATATGCTGCCCGTTGGCAGGGAAGCGATAAAACAAATGCGGAACAATACGGCGATGTATACCTTACCAAATTAAACAGTGCAAGCGGAGCGAAAGCTGACTGGAATACGGCGGAAACAGGAGAGGTTGCGTGGTATAGTGGTAATTCAGGAGGAAAAACTCATCCTGTAGGAAAAAAGAGAGCGAATGCACTTGGCTTACACGATATGAGCGGTAATGTCTGGGAATGGTGTTTTGATTGGCATAAGGATGACCCTGCATCAAACGATGCTGCTTATATGCAAGGCGGTATTGTTACCGATCCTCAGGGTGGTGCGTCGGGTCTTAGCCGTGTTAGACGCGGCGGCAGCTGTGGCAACTACGCGAGCAACTGCACTGTAGGCGGACGGTACGTCAGCAGTCCTGCCAGCAGGCGCGACGATCTTGGCTTCCGCCTGGCTTGTCTGCCTTAA
- a CDS encoding DUF4097 family beta strand repeat-containing protein produces the protein MKKKRIIFFIAVSLIGISGLRLFCSGAFDEDNLDDPGVCYNEKWLDNVISAELPPDKIPKIIKVENCNAKLTIHTHVSAASLHYSIKGLPEHAVKVKRSSSELVITEEEIRPKNRRSGKKKDRIIAYIDLVIPASASIDSLIVNSSIGRAEITGMSCTSFALNAGINQVKVSDVKCKNLDVEGSIGFLEMKNILCDDCKIETSVGDTRIENISVENKTALKTSVGSITVENGNFKNPGLSINGGFNFKGTFEGKVKIESGIGHVDMDLQNSNKIDEFDINGSVGNIELKNFTANMLKMKFSVGKTKIKNVLADKAFIETSNGSTYLDNCILKDAAINLSIGKFDFSGILKGACSIERSIGSVNLHIKDSRNNYGVFFEDASRSNIKINGESIFTVGNQNAKNTLHIKGGNGSFSIKFLD, from the coding sequence ATGAAAAAAAAGAGAATAATTTTTTTTATTGCTGTTTCTTTAATCGGCATTTCAGGTTTAAGGCTGTTTTGCAGCGGGGCATTTGATGAAGATAATCTTGATGATCCGGGAGTGTGTTATAATGAAAAATGGCTTGATAACGTAATAAGTGCAGAGCTTCCGCCGGATAAAATTCCTAAAATAATTAAAGTAGAAAATTGCAATGCAAAATTAACTATCCATACCCATGTATCGGCGGCTTCCCTGCATTACAGTATAAAAGGCTTACCGGAACATGCCGTAAAGGTGAAAAGATCTTCTTCAGAACTTGTAATTACCGAAGAAGAAATCAGACCGAAAAATAGAAGATCAGGAAAAAAGAAAGACAGGATTATTGCGTATATTGATCTTGTCATCCCTGCTTCAGCTTCCATCGATAGTCTGATTGTGAACTCGAGCATTGGCAGAGCCGAGATTACTGGGATGTCTTGTACTTCATTTGCTCTAAACGCAGGAATAAATCAAGTCAAGGTTTCCGATGTTAAATGTAAAAATCTTGATGTGGAAGGAAGCATAGGTTTTCTTGAAATGAAAAATATTTTGTGTGATGATTGTAAAATAGAAACGAGTGTAGGAGACACCCGAATAGAAAATATATCGGTAGAAAATAAAACGGCTTTAAAAACTTCAGTAGGTTCAATTACTGTGGAAAACGGTAATTTTAAAAATCCCGGACTTTCAATAAACGGAGGTTTTAATTTTAAAGGAACTTTTGAAGGTAAGGTAAAAATTGAAAGCGGCATAGGCCATGTAGATATGGATTTACAAAATTCAAACAAAATAGACGAGTTCGATATAAACGGTTCAGTAGGGAATATTGAGCTTAAAAACTTTACTGCAAATATGTTAAAAATGAAATTTTCCGTCGGCAAAACAAAAATAAAAAATGTTCTAGCAGATAAGGCGTTTATTGAGACAAGCAATGGGAGTACATATTTAGATAACTGTATTTTAAAAGATGCTGCTATTAATCTTAGTATAGGAAAATTCGATTTTTCCGGCATATTAAAAGGAGCCTGTTCAATTGAAAGGTCTATAGGTTCCGTTAATTTGCATATTAAAGATTCAAGAAACAACTACGGTGTTTTTTTTGAAGACGCCTCCCGCTCAAATATAAAAATTAATGGAGAGTCCATTTTTACTGTCGGAAATCAAAATGCAAAAAACACCTTACATATAAAAGGCGGAAACGGAAGTTTTTCTATAAAGTTTTTGGATTAA
- a CDS encoding SUMF1/EgtB/PvdO family nonheme iron enzyme, with protein sequence MIKLNLNKSSAASSGRLCALKRAAALIIAALLLAAVLLFTGCPNNAGGSGSGSATPPAPPDVGFFEDTGDGFIKITPPAKGIVGVDPDYTLPGSQDYWKGVFIKDRKVKLSPYKLGKTEVAYELWHEVLTWAEGKGYTFANKGKEGSAGTVGAAPTDEGKKEPVTEINWRDCIVWCNAYTEKEKGIGECVYRKKDNHTVVLKDATATADCDAAYADMSKKGFRLPTEAEWEYAARWQGSDKTNAAQYGDVWLTKLNSASGAKADWNDAAETGAVAWYSGNSGYKTHPVGKKRANALGLHDMSGNVWEWCFDWYADNPASNDSTYVQGGIVTDPQGAASGTNRVRRGGSWLYDANLCPVGKRDYSSPDRRSHNLGFRLACLP encoded by the coding sequence ATGATAAAATTAAATTTGAACAAGAGCTCAGCCGCTTCAAGCGGCAGGCTCTGTGCACTGAAAAGAGCGGCGGCGCTCATCATAGCCGCATTACTGCTTGCCGCAGTGCTGCTGTTTACCGGCTGCCCGAATAATGCGGGCGGAAGCGGTTCGGGCAGTGCCACGCCGCCTGCACCGCCCGATGTAGGTTTTTTTGAAGATACAGGCGACGGCTTTATAAAAATAACCCCTCCTGCAAAAGGCATTGTAGGCGTTGACCCTGACTACACCTTACCCGGATCTCAAGATTATTGGAAAGGCGTATTTATTAAAGACCGAAAGGTAAAATTAAGCCCCTACAAGCTCGGCAAGACAGAGGTAGCATACGAGTTATGGCACGAGGTACTGACATGGGCAGAAGGTAAAGGCTACACCTTTGCAAACAAGGGAAAAGAAGGCAGTGCCGGAACCGTAGGAGCCGCTCCCACAGATGAAGGAAAAAAAGAGCCTGTAACTGAAATAAACTGGCGGGACTGCATTGTGTGGTGTAATGCGTATACGGAAAAAGAAAAAGGAATAGGCGAATGCGTCTACCGCAAAAAGGACAATCATACGGTTGTATTAAAAGATGCGACGGCAACAGCTGATTGTGATGCCGCCTATGCCGATATGAGTAAAAAAGGCTTTAGACTTCCGACTGAAGCTGAGTGGGAATATGCGGCCCGTTGGCAGGGAAGCGATAAAACAAATGCAGCACAATACGGCGATGTATGGCTGACCAAATTGAACAGTGCAAGCGGAGCGAAAGCTGACTGGAATGATGCTGCGGAAACAGGAGCGGTTGCGTGGTATAGTGGTAATTCAGGCTACAAAACTCATCCTGTAGGAAAAAAGCGGGCAAATGCACTTGGCTTACACGATATGAGCGGGAATGTCTGGGAATGGTGTTTTGATTGGTATGCTGATAATCCTGCATCAAACGATAGTACTTATGTGCAAGGCGGTATTGTTACCGATCCTCAAGGGGCCGCGTCGGGTACTAACCGCGTCAGGCGTGGCGGCAGTTGGCTCTACGACGCGAACCTCTGCCCTGTAGGCAAGCGGGACTACAGCAGTCCTGACCGCAGGAGCCACAATCTTGGCTTCCGCCTGGCTTGTCTGCCCTAA
- a CDS encoding SUMF1/EgtB/PvdO family nonheme iron enzyme: MKTINNKKKGAAVLITAAILAVGLLFTGCPNSAGGSGSATPPAPPAPPDVGSFEDTGDGFIKITPPAKGIVGVAPGCTLPGTDAKWKGVFIDGRKVKLSPYKLGKTAVTYKLWKEVYDWAVKAENGYKFANEGVKGSDGTGNDEEQPVTTISWRDCIVWCNAYTEKEKGIDACVYRNKDNHDLVLKDATAEAACDAAYADMSKKGFRLPTEAEWEYAARWQGSDTTNAVQYGDVWLTKLNSASGAKADWNNADETKAVAWYSVNSGSKTHPVGKKRANALGLCDMSGNVWEWCFDWYGDIEANTVTDPQGGASGPARVLRGGCWRNFARDCTVGKRYYYSPGSRHSSVGFRLACRP; the protein is encoded by the coding sequence ATGAAAACAATCAACAACAAGAAAAAAGGTGCTGCGGTGCTCATCACAGCCGCAATATTGGCAGTAGGGCTGCTTTTTACCGGCTGTCCCAATAGCGCGGGCGGTTCGGGCAGTGCCACACCGCCCGCACCGCCCGCACCGCCCGATGTAGGTTCTTTTGAAGACACAGGCGACGGCTTTATAAAAATAACCCCTCCTGCAAAAGGCATTGTAGGCGTTGCTCCAGGATGTACCTTACCCGGAACTGACGCTAAGTGGAAAGGCGTATTTATTGACGGGCGTAAGGTAAAATTAAGCCCCTACAAGCTGGGCAAAACAGCGGTAACGTACAAACTTTGGAAAGAAGTTTACGATTGGGCGGTAAAAGCTGAAAACGGATACAAGTTTGCCAATGAAGGAGTAAAAGGCAGTGATGGAACCGGAAATGACGAAGAGCAGCCTGTAACGACTATAAGCTGGCGGGACTGCATTGTGTGGTGTAATGCGTATACGGAAAAAGAAAAAGGAATAGACGCATGTGTATACCGCAACAAAGACAATCACGATTTGGTATTAAAAGACGCAACGGCAGAAGCTGCTTGTGATGCAGCCTATGCCGATATGAGTAAAAAAGGCTTTAGACTTCCTACCGAAGCTGAGTGGGAATATGCTGCCCGCTGGCAGGGAAGCGATACAACAAATGCGGTGCAATACGGCGATGTATGGCTGACCAAATTAAACAGTGCAAGCGGAGCAAAAGCTGACTGGAATAATGCGGATGAGACAAAAGCCGTTGCGTGGTATAGTGTTAATTCAGGTAGCAAAACTCATCCTGTTGGAAAAAAGCGGGCGAATGCACTCGGTTTATGTGATATGAGCGGAAATGTCTGGGAATGGTGTTTTGATTGGTACGGCGATATAGAGGCTAACACAGTTACCGATCCTCAAGGTGGTGCGTCGGGTCCTGCCCGTGTTTTACGCGGCGGCTGCTGGCGCAACTTCGCGCGCGACTGCACTGTAGGCAAACGGTACTACTACAGTCCTGGCAGCAGGCACAGCAGTGTTGGCTTCCGGTTGGCTTGTCGGCCTTGA
- a CDS encoding formylglycine-generating enzyme family protein, with protein sequence MTHLHKRGAAALITAATLTLALLFTACPNSAGGSGGGTTPPAPSADKTYTVGGVQFTMKGIAAVTNGTVGHTDNTDNNAPHTVSLTAYRIGETEVTQELWQAVMGNNPSVFGGSPEGGEVQEKRPVENVNWYQCIAFCNKLSKLCNLDPCYTVTGINFDALNFGDIPTSNDTNWNNAVCDRSKKGFRLPTEAEWEWAAKGGTNDKWAGTNEEAQLVNYAWYDANSGNKTHQVKLKSANGYGLYDMSGNVWEWCWDWSDSLSYPLPPDYEGAASGDDRVLRGGGWDIVAGYAARAFRVSGSPDNRGNSVGLRLVSRP encoded by the coding sequence ATGACACACTTACACAAAAGAGGAGCCGCGGCGCTCATCACAGCCGCAACTTTAACACTGGCACTGCTGTTTACCGCCTGCCCCAATAGCGCAGGCGGTTCGGGCGGCGGAACAACACCGCCCGCACCGTCTGCCGACAAAACCTACACGGTAGGCGGCGTACAATTTACAATGAAAGGCATCGCCGCCGTAACGAACGGAACCGTAGGGCACACCGATAACACCGACAACAATGCACCGCACACGGTAAGCCTGACTGCCTACCGGATAGGAGAGACCGAAGTAACGCAGGAACTGTGGCAGGCGGTAATGGGGAATAATCCGAGTGTTTTTGGCGGCAGCCCTGAAGGCGGCGAAGTGCAGGAGAAGCGGCCGGTAGAGAATGTAAACTGGTATCAGTGTATAGCATTTTGCAATAAGTTGAGTAAGTTGTGCAATCTTGATCCGTGTTACACGGTTACCGGCATAAACTTCGATGCACTGAACTTTGGCGATATACCGACATCGAATGATACAAACTGGAATAATGCCGTATGCGACCGGAGTAAAAAGGGCTTCCGCTTACCGACGGAGGCCGAATGGGAATGGGCTGCCAAGGGCGGCACAAACGACAAATGGGCAGGAACGAATGAGGAAGCACAGCTCGTAAACTATGCGTGGTATGATGCAAACAGCGGTAACAAAACACACCAAGTAAAGCTGAAATCGGCGAACGGCTACGGGTTATACGACATGAGCGGGAACGTATGGGAATGGTGCTGGGACTGGAGCGATAGCTTATCCTATCCGCTGCCGCCTGATTATGAGGGTGCTGCGTCCGGTGATGACCGTGTCCTTCGCGGCGGCGGCTGGGACATTGTTGCGGGTTACGCTGCTCGTGCGTTTCGGGTCAGCGGCAGCCCCGACAACCGCGGCAACAGTGTTGGCTTGCGGCTGGTCTCGCGTCCCTAG